A portion of the Rhodococcus pseudokoreensis genome contains these proteins:
- a CDS encoding NADPH:quinone oxidoreductase family protein: MRAWQITRLGQPEDALELVESPDRAPAAGEVAVRVAAAALGFPDLLLCRGEYHDKPELPFTIGGEAAGTVVEVGPDVDGVDVGDRVIVTAGETVGGALADRLVVPVDRILPAPDGMPLEQAAAFFVAYQTSYMALLRRAGLRSGETVLVHGASGGIGSAAVQLGKAVGARVIAVAGGRAKTEVCRGLGADEVVDHREEDFVAAVKNLTDGRGADVIYDSVGGDVFDRSRRCIAVEGRLLVVGFAGGTIPQFAVNHALLKNYSVVGFRTRPFRDDPVYVREVHDALCEFHSRGLVSPLVDTVDFDGVPKAVRRLGERTVVGRVVVQIPDS, translated from the coding sequence ATGCGTGCATGGCAGATCACCCGGCTGGGGCAACCCGAGGATGCCCTCGAACTTGTCGAGTCCCCCGACAGGGCGCCTGCGGCCGGTGAGGTCGCCGTCCGGGTGGCTGCTGCCGCGTTGGGGTTTCCCGATCTGCTGCTGTGCCGTGGCGAGTACCACGACAAGCCGGAGCTGCCCTTCACCATCGGCGGGGAGGCGGCGGGCACCGTCGTCGAGGTCGGCCCGGATGTAGACGGTGTCGACGTGGGCGACCGGGTGATCGTCACTGCCGGGGAGACTGTCGGCGGCGCGCTGGCCGATCGGCTCGTGGTACCGGTGGATCGGATACTCCCGGCGCCGGACGGGATGCCGCTCGAGCAGGCGGCGGCTTTCTTCGTCGCCTACCAGACGTCGTACATGGCGCTGCTCCGTCGAGCCGGGTTGCGTAGCGGCGAGACGGTACTGGTCCACGGGGCTTCGGGTGGGATCGGGAGCGCCGCCGTGCAGTTGGGCAAGGCGGTCGGGGCGCGGGTGATCGCCGTCGCGGGCGGCCGCGCGAAGACCGAGGTGTGCCGCGGGCTCGGCGCGGACGAGGTCGTCGACCACCGGGAGGAAGATTTCGTCGCGGCCGTGAAGAACCTGACTGACGGGCGTGGCGCCGACGTGATCTACGACTCGGTGGGTGGGGATGTGTTCGACCGATCCCGGCGGTGCATCGCCGTCGAGGGTCGACTGCTCGTGGTCGGTTTCGCGGGCGGAACCATTCCGCAGTTCGCAGTCAATCATGCTTTGCTGAAGAACTATTCGGTGGTCGGGTTCCGTACACGTCCCTTCCGGGACGATCCGGTGTACGTCCGTGAGGTGCATGACGCGCTGTGCGAGTTTCATTCTCGGGGGCTGGTGTCTCCGCTGGTGGACACGGTCGACTTCGACGGTGTCCCGAAGGCGGTTCGCCGGCTCGGTGAACGAACGGTCGTCGGGCGTGTGGTGGTACAGATTCCAGATTCGTGA
- a CDS encoding acyl-CoA dehydrogenase translates to MSLTTTAEHRALRDAVRQFLAETSEPAEVLAVQETELGYRTGMWATMAEQLELQGMLVDEKHGGSGAGIGDLVVVAEEFGRFAACSPFFSSSVLTTLAIADCAQEQWRTELLPGLASGARIGCLAFADADGWWTEGSEPVRAHRDSSSWRLDGRAHHVIFGHCADFVVVAARAADGIGVFLVDPADRGVRRTRQPVLDLTRPLTTITFDGAEAHRISGDTDVSEALSGALDKSLVVQAAERVGGARRCVQLTTDYAKTRSQFGRPIGANQAVKHGLADLFRALEPIAAAVGVAAHAADTRASELPALVSLLSVAGSERYLQIAGESIQLHGAIGFTWEHETHLHLKRAKTDQLMFGSSTWHRERLLDGVLATTHTGAEAPARADEPAPLAELRAEVRAWLAEHHAEGMPLEYAQEPFGHQDSDAERRWIDLLREGRWLCLSWPVEHGGRGLGPVENLVVEEEFARARLRRPHLGMGESLLAPALLEHGTEEQKRRFLPRILSGQDTWCQGFSEPECGSDLASLRTGGTVVGDELRITGEKIWTSYGDQANMMFLLCRTDREAPRHRGISYVLVPMTDNGIDVDPIKRPSGDSGFAQERIADARAPLSNVVGGLGNGWKVAMTTLGAERAGQAATQYVGYRHELGVLVEKLEKVGRLGDAIVRQRLAELAIEVELMRAVGSVIGARVAVGQSVEELLAIDKVNWSEYHCTFGSTALELIGASALIRPEGDGYPLDALQRVFLESRGRRIARGSNQIQRNIIGERVLGLPR, encoded by the coding sequence ATGAGCTTGACGACGACGGCGGAACATCGTGCGCTCCGCGACGCGGTTCGGCAGTTCCTCGCCGAGACCAGTGAACCCGCCGAGGTGCTGGCCGTCCAGGAAACCGAACTCGGTTACCGGACCGGGATGTGGGCCACGATGGCGGAGCAACTCGAACTGCAAGGGATGCTCGTCGACGAGAAGCACGGCGGTTCGGGCGCCGGCATCGGCGATCTCGTCGTGGTGGCCGAGGAATTCGGCCGTTTCGCGGCGTGCAGTCCCTTCTTCTCCAGTTCGGTGCTGACCACGCTGGCGATCGCGGACTGTGCCCAGGAGCAGTGGCGCACGGAGCTTCTGCCCGGCCTCGCGTCGGGCGCTCGCATCGGTTGCCTGGCGTTCGCGGACGCCGACGGGTGGTGGACCGAGGGCTCGGAGCCGGTGCGCGCTCACCGGGACAGTTCAAGCTGGCGGCTGGACGGTCGCGCCCACCATGTGATCTTCGGTCACTGCGCCGACTTCGTCGTGGTCGCGGCCCGCGCCGCCGACGGTATCGGCGTGTTTCTGGTGGATCCAGCGGACCGGGGTGTTCGTCGGACCAGGCAGCCGGTGCTGGATCTGACGCGCCCGCTCACGACCATCACGTTCGACGGCGCCGAGGCGCATCGGATCAGCGGCGACACCGACGTGTCCGAGGCGCTGTCCGGCGCACTGGACAAGTCACTGGTCGTGCAGGCCGCGGAGAGGGTCGGTGGGGCTCGCCGGTGCGTCCAACTGACCACCGATTATGCGAAGACCCGCAGTCAGTTCGGCCGGCCAATCGGCGCGAACCAAGCGGTCAAGCACGGACTGGCGGACCTGTTCCGTGCACTCGAACCGATCGCCGCTGCCGTCGGTGTCGCCGCGCACGCCGCCGATACCCGAGCCTCGGAGCTGCCGGCACTCGTGAGCCTGCTGTCCGTCGCGGGAAGTGAGCGGTATCTGCAGATCGCCGGAGAATCCATTCAACTGCACGGCGCGATCGGCTTCACCTGGGAACACGAGACGCACCTGCATCTCAAGCGGGCGAAGACGGATCAACTCATGTTCGGGTCCTCGACCTGGCACCGCGAGCGTCTGCTCGACGGAGTTCTGGCGACCACGCACACTGGGGCCGAGGCGCCGGCGCGTGCCGACGAGCCCGCGCCACTCGCGGAACTGCGGGCCGAGGTTCGGGCCTGGCTTGCCGAGCACCACGCCGAGGGCATGCCACTCGAATATGCGCAGGAACCGTTCGGCCACCAGGATTCCGATGCGGAGAGGCGCTGGATCGATCTGCTGCGCGAGGGCCGTTGGCTGTGCCTGTCGTGGCCGGTGGAACACGGCGGCCGGGGGCTGGGGCCGGTCGAGAACCTGGTCGTGGAGGAGGAGTTCGCCCGCGCGCGCCTCCGGCGGCCGCATCTCGGGATGGGTGAGAGCCTGCTCGCGCCCGCGTTGCTGGAGCACGGGACGGAGGAGCAGAAGCGACGGTTCCTGCCGCGCATTCTGTCGGGTCAGGACACCTGGTGCCAGGGGTTCTCCGAACCCGAGTGCGGATCCGACCTGGCCTCGCTCCGTACCGGTGGAACCGTGGTCGGCGACGAGCTGCGGATCACCGGCGAGAAGATCTGGACCAGCTACGGTGACCAGGCAAACATGATGTTCCTCCTGTGCCGCACCGATCGGGAGGCGCCGAGGCACCGAGGCATCTCCTACGTGCTCGTTCCGATGACGGACAACGGCATCGATGTGGATCCCATCAAAAGGCCGTCGGGTGACAGCGGGTTCGCGCAGGAACGGATCGCGGACGCCCGCGCGCCACTGAGCAACGTTGTGGGCGGCCTCGGGAACGGCTGGAAGGTCGCGATGACGACACTCGGCGCCGAACGGGCGGGCCAGGCGGCGACGCAGTACGTCGGATATCGCCACGAACTCGGTGTGCTGGTGGAGAAACTCGAGAAAGTCGGTCGGCTCGGCGATGCGATCGTCCGGCAGCGGCTCGCGGAACTCGCGATCGAAGTCGAGCTCATGCGCGCCGTCGGTTCCGTGATCGGTGCCCGAGTCGCGGTGGGGCAATCTGTGGAGGAGTTGCTGGCGATCGACAAGGTCAACTGGTCGGAATACCACTGCACCTTCGGTTCGACGGCCCTCGAGCTTATCGGCGCGTCCGCCCTGATTCGTCCCGAGGGCGACGGCTACCCGCTCGATGCGCTGCAGCGCGTGTTCCTCGAGAGCCGTGGCCGCCGGATTGCCCGTGGGTCGAATCAGATTCAGCGAAACATCATCGGCGAGCGCGTCCTGGGGTTGCCTCGGTAG
- a CDS encoding AMP-binding protein: MSWYDDRPWLKHYDHIAQPVAPPRTTTQMLSEAVASSPDGPAVNYLGATLTYRDVDELSDGIADYLCERGFRPGDRLGLYLQNVPQFVLAVFGAWKAGGVVVPLNPMYRDELVHIFADAEVTALVCGESEWADRVGLRAGEAGVRIVLTASELDLQTTDDPRLFAGRERIRSRGIADLLEVATSRAGRKIVDPGLHPGSVALVSYTSGTSGRSKGATNTHGNLTANGSNLRLLSRVPSGAPIFALAPLFHITGMVGQLLNAVDLASPLVLAYRFEPGVVLDVLRRERPAYMVGPSTAYMALMSHPAFSRDAFSSFRTVASGGAPLPPTVVERFRDATGLYLRNGYGLTESTAATSVVPLGGEAPVDPDSGTLSVGLPLPAALVRIVDEHRHDLGPGEIGEITVEGPMVVPAYWNLPDATSQSIPNGRLYTGDVGFMDADGWLYVVDRKKDMINASGFKVWPREVEDVLYQHPAVREAAVVGVPDDYRGETVAAFVSLRPGQAVEPEQVMSFCRERLAAYKAPRSVEVLEELPKTASGKILRREMR, from the coding sequence ATGAGCTGGTACGACGACAGGCCGTGGTTGAAGCACTACGACCATATCGCGCAGCCGGTGGCGCCGCCGCGTACCACGACGCAGATGCTCTCAGAGGCGGTGGCGTCGTCGCCGGACGGTCCGGCGGTGAACTATCTCGGGGCGACCCTGACCTACCGGGATGTCGACGAACTCAGCGACGGTATCGCCGACTACCTGTGTGAGCGGGGGTTCCGTCCCGGCGACAGGCTGGGCCTGTATCTGCAGAACGTCCCACAGTTCGTGCTCGCCGTCTTCGGGGCGTGGAAGGCCGGCGGCGTTGTGGTCCCTCTCAATCCGATGTATCGGGACGAACTCGTTCACATCTTCGCCGATGCGGAGGTGACGGCGCTGGTCTGCGGGGAGAGCGAGTGGGCGGACCGCGTCGGCCTGCGCGCCGGGGAGGCGGGCGTTCGGATAGTTCTCACCGCGAGCGAACTCGATCTGCAGACGACGGACGACCCGCGGTTGTTCGCGGGCCGCGAACGCATCCGCAGCCGGGGTATCGCCGACTTGCTGGAGGTGGCGACGTCGCGGGCGGGCAGGAAGATCGTCGACCCGGGGCTGCACCCCGGCAGCGTTGCGCTCGTCTCGTACACCTCCGGGACCAGCGGACGTTCCAAGGGGGCCACGAACACGCACGGGAACCTCACCGCCAATGGTTCCAACCTGCGCCTACTGTCCCGTGTTCCCTCCGGTGCGCCGATCTTCGCGTTGGCTCCGCTGTTCCACATCACCGGCATGGTCGGTCAGTTGCTGAACGCGGTCGATCTGGCGAGCCCACTCGTGCTGGCGTACCGCTTCGAGCCGGGTGTGGTGCTCGACGTCCTGCGGCGTGAGCGTCCCGCCTACATGGTCGGACCGTCAACCGCCTATATGGCCCTGATGTCGCATCCAGCGTTCTCGCGCGACGCGTTTAGCTCGTTCCGGACCGTCGCCTCGGGTGGTGCCCCCTTGCCGCCCACGGTGGTGGAACGTTTCCGGGACGCGACCGGGCTCTACCTCCGCAACGGCTACGGCCTCACCGAATCGACCGCGGCGACGTCGGTCGTACCCCTGGGAGGCGAAGCTCCGGTCGATCCGGACTCGGGCACGCTGTCCGTCGGGTTGCCGCTTCCGGCCGCGCTGGTACGGATCGTGGACGAGCATCGTCACGATCTGGGGCCCGGCGAGATCGGAGAGATCACGGTCGAGGGGCCGATGGTGGTGCCCGCGTACTGGAATCTGCCGGACGCGACGTCGCAGTCGATACCGAACGGCCGTTTGTATACCGGTGACGTGGGCTTCATGGACGCGGACGGTTGGTTGTACGTCGTGGACCGCAAGAAGGACATGATCAACGCGTCGGGGTTCAAGGTGTGGCCGCGTGAGGTCGAGGACGTGCTCTACCAGCATCCGGCGGTGCGGGAGGCCGCCGTCGTCGGAGTGCCGGACGACTACCGCGGCGAAACTGTCGCGGCGTTCGTCAGTCTGCGGCCGGGGCAGGCCGTCGAGCCTGAACAGGTGATGTCGTTCTGCCGGGAGCGGTTGGCCGCGTACAAGGCGCCACGGTCGGTGGAGGTGCTCGAGGAATTGCCGAAGACAGCCAGTGGAAAGATTCTTCGTCGTGAGATGCGTTGA
- a CDS encoding MFS transporter codes for MTVTNGPNRAGKSEVEMTEATHPVGTRTARTAWSITFLVMILQTVNFADKAVLGIVARPLSEDLGLSNADIGLLGSTFYVLFVVTGLLGGFIADRVKIVWILLAMALLWSLVQIPILLVGTFGALIVSRVLLGAAEGPASSLANVAVFGWFPKSKRGLPSAVVTSGSSLAKILMAPALTLVVAAYGWKSAFFTMMVVGVVWAAVWLVVGKDGPYSVNTARERAKAADTDRVKRVSILRIAALPTFWGGVLGMFAIYGMVAVILTWLPSYFEQGLGYSRVNSGLLFALPSVTSMAAMLLSSYVTDRLAGRGTTVRVSRGLVSAVALFVCGACLAAIPYATSSWIAVVLVVTGYGVGVATFPLMFVAVTHISPERQVASTLGVFVALFQTSGILAPWLTGHLVDAASSPIDGYTTAFQIFGVVAIAGAVVMFLTVDPERDRARVAAIDPLTNADGEAEDEELLAVARDEDSGRGPEGL; via the coding sequence ATGACTGTCACCAACGGCCCGAATCGTGCGGGCAAATCCGAGGTTGAAATGACCGAGGCAACCCATCCGGTGGGAACCCGAACAGCACGTACCGCGTGGAGCATCACGTTTCTCGTGATGATCCTGCAAACGGTGAACTTCGCCGACAAGGCGGTGCTCGGCATCGTCGCTCGCCCGCTTTCGGAGGACCTGGGCCTGTCGAACGCCGACATCGGGTTGCTCGGCAGCACCTTTTACGTTCTGTTCGTCGTGACCGGCCTGCTGGGAGGGTTCATCGCCGATCGGGTGAAGATCGTCTGGATACTCCTGGCGATGGCTCTGCTCTGGTCGCTGGTGCAGATCCCGATTCTGCTGGTCGGTACGTTCGGGGCGTTGATCGTCAGCCGGGTACTGCTGGGTGCCGCCGAAGGTCCGGCTTCGTCGCTCGCGAACGTGGCGGTGTTCGGATGGTTCCCGAAGAGCAAACGCGGACTGCCCTCCGCCGTGGTCACGTCCGGTTCGTCGCTGGCCAAGATTCTCATGGCGCCCGCACTCACGCTCGTCGTTGCCGCGTACGGCTGGAAGTCGGCGTTCTTCACGATGATGGTCGTCGGCGTGGTCTGGGCGGCGGTGTGGCTGGTGGTCGGCAAGGACGGCCCCTACTCGGTCAACACGGCCCGTGAGCGTGCGAAGGCGGCCGACACCGACAGGGTGAAGCGGGTGAGCATCCTCCGGATCGCGGCGCTGCCGACTTTCTGGGGCGGGGTGCTCGGCATGTTCGCCATCTACGGCATGGTCGCGGTGATCCTGACCTGGCTTCCGTCGTATTTCGAGCAGGGCCTCGGCTACAGCAGGGTCAACTCCGGGCTGCTCTTCGCGCTGCCCAGCGTCACGAGCATGGCAGCGATGCTGTTGAGCTCCTACGTCACGGACCGTCTGGCCGGACGAGGTACCACGGTGCGTGTCTCGCGCGGTCTCGTGTCCGCTGTCGCGTTGTTCGTGTGTGGTGCCTGCCTGGCCGCGATCCCGTACGCGACCAGTTCCTGGATCGCCGTGGTTCTGGTGGTCACGGGTTACGGCGTCGGCGTGGCGACCTTCCCCCTGATGTTCGTCGCCGTTACCCACATCAGCCCGGAGCGCCAGGTCGCGTCGACCCTGGGTGTGTTCGTCGCGTTGTTTCAGACCTCCGGAATTCTGGCCCCCTGGCTCACCGGCCACCTCGTGGACGCGGCATCGAGTCCGATCGACGGGTACACGACGGCCTTCCAGATCTTCGGCGTGGTGGCGATCGCCGGTGCCGTGGTGATGTTCCTGACGGTCGACCCGGAGCGCGATCGTGCGCGAGTTGCGGCGATCGATCCACTGACCAACGCCGATGGTGAGGCCGAGGACGAGGAGCTGCTAGCGGTGGCGCGCGACGAGGACTCCGGACGCGGACCGGAAGGCCTGTGA
- a CDS encoding 3-hydroxyacyl-CoA dehydrogenase NAD-binding domain-containing protein, with amino-acid sequence MSTQYSVAGSVAIIRLDNPPVNGLGLSTRQGILRDLTRALDAPEVESIVLTGNGKFFSAGADISEFGTSKSSTEPSLRTVIEALEDSTKPVVAALEGTCFGGGLELALGAHYRVAAKSAKVGLPEVKLGLVPGAGGTQRLPRVLKVRTAADMITGGSPRTAGALAAEPGQRLFDRVVDSDTVIAAMQFADETVPSGKRPRIRDLEVAGSEDLGALRAQLTKRSRGFAAPLVALDLVEKARSVSFAEGLDAEHTAFLQLVGGDQSAALRHAFFAERTARKIPGLAADTAARPVQKVAVVGAGTMGGGIAMNFLNAGIPVTVLETAQEPLDRGLATIRRNYQAQVDKGKLTPEAMETRMGLLRPTVDYADLADCDLAIEAVFEDMDVKRAVFTNLDQVLKPGAILASNTSTLDVDTIAEFTSRPADVVGMHFFSPANVMTLLEIVRADKTADEVLATASDVGQRIGKVTVVSGVCDGFIGNRMLARYRRAANVLLEAGASPEQIDSAIEGFGYAMGPFRVGDLAGGDIGWAIRKRRYAENPDMPRDEISDRLCEMGRFGQKAGAGWYDYEPGRRNAIPSPVVAEVLEAYHREKGTRRQEFSPEEIVQRLVFALVDEGARILDEGIALRASDIDVVYLAGYGFPRHRGGPMFYADTVGLATVEDALRTFDAGIEPAPLLTRLAKEGKTFN; translated from the coding sequence ATGTCCACCCAGTACAGCGTCGCCGGCAGCGTCGCGATCATCCGCCTCGACAATCCGCCGGTGAACGGACTCGGACTCTCGACCAGGCAGGGGATCCTGCGTGACCTCACGCGCGCTCTCGACGCCCCCGAGGTCGAGTCGATCGTGTTGACCGGCAACGGTAAGTTCTTCTCCGCCGGTGCCGACATCTCGGAATTCGGCACATCCAAGTCCTCGACAGAGCCGTCGCTGCGCACAGTGATCGAGGCGCTGGAGGATTCGACCAAACCGGTTGTCGCGGCCCTGGAGGGGACGTGTTTCGGCGGTGGTCTCGAACTCGCGCTGGGCGCCCACTACCGGGTCGCGGCGAAGTCCGCGAAAGTCGGCCTGCCGGAGGTGAAGCTGGGGTTGGTGCCCGGCGCCGGTGGCACACAGCGACTGCCTCGGGTGTTGAAGGTGCGGACCGCGGCCGACATGATCACCGGTGGATCGCCCCGCACGGCCGGTGCGCTGGCCGCCGAACCGGGTCAGCGGTTGTTCGATCGTGTGGTCGATTCCGATACCGTAATCGCTGCAATGCAGTTCGCCGACGAGACGGTTCCGTCGGGTAAGCGTCCGCGGATCCGGGACCTCGAGGTGGCCGGGAGCGAGGACCTCGGAGCGTTGCGCGCGCAGCTGACCAAGCGGAGCCGCGGGTTCGCCGCCCCGCTGGTTGCGCTCGACCTCGTCGAGAAGGCACGCTCCGTCTCATTCGCCGAGGGCCTCGACGCCGAGCACACCGCGTTCCTCCAATTGGTGGGCGGCGATCAGTCGGCAGCGCTGCGGCATGCGTTCTTCGCGGAACGGACCGCCCGGAAAATTCCGGGGCTTGCCGCCGACACGGCGGCCCGGCCGGTGCAGAAGGTGGCGGTGGTCGGTGCCGGCACCATGGGCGGTGGCATCGCCATGAACTTCCTCAACGCAGGTATCCCGGTCACCGTGCTCGAGACCGCGCAGGAACCGCTCGACCGCGGTCTCGCCACGATTCGCCGCAACTATCAGGCACAGGTGGACAAAGGGAAGCTGACCCCCGAGGCCATGGAGACGCGCATGGGGCTGCTCCGCCCCACCGTCGACTACGCCGATCTCGCGGACTGCGACCTGGCCATCGAGGCCGTGTTCGAGGACATGGACGTCAAGCGTGCGGTATTCACCAATCTGGACCAGGTGCTGAAGCCCGGTGCGATTCTCGCGTCCAACACGTCGACGCTCGACGTCGACACCATCGCCGAATTTACGTCCAGGCCTGCCGATGTCGTCGGGATGCACTTCTTCAGCCCCGCGAACGTGATGACCTTGCTCGAGATCGTGCGCGCAGACAAGACCGCCGACGAGGTTCTCGCGACCGCGTCGGACGTCGGGCAGCGGATCGGCAAGGTCACGGTCGTGTCCGGAGTGTGCGACGGGTTCATCGGCAATCGGATGCTGGCCCGGTATCGGCGGGCCGCCAACGTTCTTCTCGAGGCGGGAGCGTCCCCGGAACAGATCGACTCCGCCATCGAGGGTTTCGGGTACGCGATGGGACCGTTCCGGGTAGGCGACCTGGCCGGCGGCGACATCGGGTGGGCGATCCGCAAGCGCCGCTACGCCGAGAACCCGGACATGCCGCGAGACGAGATTTCGGACCGGCTGTGCGAGATGGGAAGATTCGGGCAGAAGGCGGGAGCCGGATGGTACGACTACGAGCCCGGTCGTCGTAACGCCATCCCGAGCCCCGTCGTGGCGGAAGTGCTCGAGGCCTACCACCGGGAGAAGGGCACTCGGCGGCAGGAATTCTCTCCCGAGGAGATCGTGCAACGACTGGTCTTCGCGCTCGTCGACGAGGGCGCCAGAATTCTCGACGAGGGAATCGCGTTGCGCGCCTCCGACATCGACGTGGTGTATCTGGCGGGATACGGCTTCCCCCGGCATCGCGGCGGGCCGATGTTCTACGCCGACACCGTCGGGCTCGCCACGGTCGAGGACGCTCTGCGGACGTTCGACGCGGGCATCGAACCCGCACCCCTGCTGACGCGATTGGCGAAGGAAGGCAAGACCTTCAACTGA